CCGCGTCGCCGGCCCTGCGGGGCCTGGCCCGCCGCCACTGGCGCACCGGGGCCGGCGAGGTGGCGCGGTCCGCCAGCCGGCAGCTGGTGGCCCGCACCGTCCGACGACTCGTCCCCGGCGTCGGGGCCGACGACCTCGTCCGCGCCGGGGCCGGCGTGCGGGCCCAGGCGTGCCGTCCGGACGGCACGCTCGTCGACGACTTCGTGGTCGAGCGCTCCGGCCGGATCGTGCACGTGCTGAACGCCCCCTCGCCGGCGGCGACGGCCTCCCTCGCCATCGGCCGGCACGTCGCCGGCCTCGTCGACCCACATTCCTGACCGGCCCGGTCGGGAATCGGCGCGCCTGCGTTACGCTGCACCGCGAACCCGTACGACGCACCGACGAGAGGACGTCTCCATGGCACTGCACATCGGCGACACCGCACCCGACTTCACCGCCGAGTCCACCGAGGGAACGATCAACTTCCACGAGTACCTCGGCGACGGCTGGGGCGTGCTGTTCTCGCACCCCGCCGACTTCACGCCCGTGTGCACCACCGAGCTCGGCCGGGTGGCGGCCCTGAAGCCGGAGTGGGAGAAGCGCAACGTCAAGGTCCTCGGCCTCTCGGTCGACCCGCTCGACGACCACCAGCGCTGGAGCGGCGACATCGCCGAGACCCAGGGCACGGCGCTCAACTACCCGCTGATCGCCGACCCCGAGCGCAAGGTCGCCGACCTCTACGACATGGTCCCCCCGGCGGCGGAGAACAACCTGACCGTCCGCTCGGTCTTCGTCGTCGGACCGGACAAGAAGGTGAAGCTGATCATCACCTATCCGGCGAGCACCGGGCGCAACTTCGACGAGATCCTCCGCGTGATCGACTCGCTGCAGCTCACCGCCGACTACTCGGTGGCCACGCCGGTCGACTGGAAGGACGGCGACGACGTCATCATCGTCCCCGCCGTGTCGGACGAGGAGGCCAAGGAGCGCTTCCCGAAGGGGTTCACCGCCGTGAAGCCCTACCTCCGGACCACCCCGCAGCCCAACCGCTGACGCAGGGTCAGACGGCGCCGGTGGTGGCGGCGCCGGCGGCCAGCGCGGCACCCCGGTAGACCTGGCGCCAGCCGCCGGCGTCGATGCCGAGCTCCGCCAACCGCCGTGTGGCGTCGGAACGGGCGGCCCGATCGGGCCGCCCGACCGCGTCACCGGCCTCAGCCCGCGCCAGGCGGACGAGCGCCTGCGCCACGCGGTCATCGGTGGCGTCGGCGAGGACGGCCGCCTCGTCGAACAGCTCCTCGGCGGCGTCGGGGGCGCACGCGCCGACCCGGCACGAGGCCAGCGCCAGCAGCGCGGTGACCCGGTCGAGGTACGTGGCCCGCCCCGCCGAGCGCACCTCGTCGCACAGCCGCTCGACCTCGGCGACGTGGCCGGCGACCGCAGAGGCACAGGCCAGCGCGCTCAGCGCGTAGCCGCTCGGCGCCTCCTCCATGCTCGGCGTGGCGGCCTGCTGCAGATGCTCGACGGCATCGTCGAGGCGCCCCAGCTGGGCGAGCGCCAGCCCGAGGGCGACGAGCCGGTCGCTCTCGCCGACCACGGACGGGTCGAGGTCGTCGACCGACACCAGCGCGACGGCACGCAGCGCCCGCTCCGGGTCGCCGACCGACACCGCCGCGGCGGCCACCGCGGTGGGGCCGAGCGTGGCGGCGCTGCCGACCTCGCCCCGACCCATCTCGACCGCGAGGTCGAGGGTCCGGAAGCCCTCGCCGACCGCGCCGATCGCGACCAGCGCCCGACCGAGCACGGCGGCGGACTGGACCTCGCGGTCGACGTCACCGAGGGCGTGGAACATCTCGAGCGCCTCCTGCGCCCGGCCGACGGCGTCGGCGGCGCGGCCCGACCACAGCCGGGTGGACGCGGTGAGGAGGACCATCATCCCCTCGCCCCAGCGGTCACCACGGCCCTGGGCCTCGACGAGGATGCGCTCCCCGATGGCGTCGGCCTCCTCCCAGTGCCCCTGGTGGAAGCGCACCCACCCGCGCAGCCCGGTGGCCCACCCCCACCCGCCGCTGTCGCCGATGTCGGCGAACATCTCGACCGACTCGTCGATGCGCCGGTCGGCCTCCGAAGGACGACCCTCGAGGTAGGCGAGCCACGCCAGGTTCTGGAGCGCCCACGCCTGGCCCCGCCGGTCGGCCAGGGCCGCGAAGGCGTCGAGCGCCGCGGCCATCGTCCGGCGCGCCGCCTCGGTGTCGCCGCTGAACAGCTCCGCGAGGCCGCGCTGGCGGAGCGCCTCGGCCATGCCCGCCCGGTCGCCGGAGGCGGTGAACTCGTCCTCCGCCTCCCGCAGCGTCTCGACCGCGAGGTCGAGGTCGCCCTCCTTCTCCTCGATCGACCCCAGGATGAGCAGCGCCTGCGCGTGGCCCCGCCGGTCCTCCAGCTGGAGGCTCAGCTCGCGTGCCGCCTCGGCGTCGATCCGGGCGTCGTCGAGGTGGCGG
This portion of the Actinomarinicola tropica genome encodes:
- a CDS encoding peroxiredoxin; amino-acid sequence: MALHIGDTAPDFTAESTEGTINFHEYLGDGWGVLFSHPADFTPVCTTELGRVAALKPEWEKRNVKVLGLSVDPLDDHQRWSGDIAETQGTALNYPLIADPERKVADLYDMVPPAAENNLTVRSVFVVGPDKKVKLIITYPASTGRNFDEILRVIDSLQLTADYSVATPVDWKDGDDVIIVPAVSDEEAKERFPKGFTAVKPYLRTTPQPNR